GATTTCCCGCGCAATGACGATGATGGCGATCCAACCAGGAATCCAGTTGAGTTGGACCAGCATGATCATGACCGAGGCAATGAGTATTTTATCGGCGATGGGGTCGAGAAATTTTCCGAAATTGGTCACCAGGTTGTACTTGCGCGCGATGAAGCCATCCGCGAGGTCGGTCAAAATCGCCACCAAAAAAAACACCGTGGCCAGGACGCAGGTGACCCGTCCAGGAAAATAAAGCAGGGCCACGATGAACGGGACGGCGCAAATCCGAAAAATAGTCAGGGCATTTGGTAGGTTAAGCATTTTTATCATTCGTAATGTTGCAGTCGAGCACAGACCTTTTCCACATAGTTTTGGGTCTCGCTGTAGGGCGGAATACCGCCGTACTTTTCCACGGCGTTCGGGCCGGCGTTATACGCGGCAATGGCCAATCGCCTGTCGGGGAATTTATCCAGTAAAAAACGCAAATATCGGATGCCCGCGTCGATGTTTTCCGTCGGATTGAAGGGATCGACCAAATCCAGATCCTTTCCCGTGCTTGGCATGATCTGCATCAGGCCACGGGCTCCCGCCGAAGACACGG
The genomic region above belongs to Deltaproteobacteria bacterium and contains:
- the pgsA gene encoding CDP-diacylglycerol--glycerol-3-phosphate 3-phosphatidyltransferase, encoding MLNLPNALTIFRICAVPFIVALLYFPGRVTCVLATVFFLVAILTDLADGFIARKYNLVTNFGKFLDPIADKILIASVMIMLVQLNWIPGWIAIIVIAREIMVTGLRAIAADKGHVIAADKYGKMKTIMQSVALVPLLYHYPVFGLDCASLGQVLLFIAMLLTVYSGWNYLHGFYQVWTD